A stretch of the Saprospiraceae bacterium genome encodes the following:
- a CDS encoding DUF2236 domain-containing protein: MATSKWTDELLDRMRHQGDPLADRAAKLLWENRNSKEILEELRIISRNHHVNNLKNVKPLLDYFQETENVKVSPEEIEAFRISAKLFNNYGFRFCGLLFFKALPTGYMCPKPGHVLESTKLLVNYAARRVMETAQFVFAVNNANWYQSGNPGLESIQRVRLMHAGMRMALLNDSRPDKKWNMELGVPINQEDLCLTNHLFSLAMIDGLDQMGVHLTNEERNAIFITWQRIGQSMGISPELYSNNMEDGMDQFKTILKRQSAAENPDGPILTKALLESMNELLRTNISLERLEDLTIYFLDDKRSWKSLGMHKPTIFDRIFDAIVHFLTSLKIWQWIFNHNNSSIKGGWFTRIINYFLAKRFNLEEHLSRYPKTNLLESITKIILVELSKKDLQNPTSPNSGVDTLVPGKKFFMSDELYKEWDLGSYEMDINPKDL; the protein is encoded by the coding sequence ATGGCAACTTCTAAATGGACCGATGAATTACTGGACAGGATGCGTCATCAAGGCGATCCCCTGGCAGACCGGGCAGCAAAATTGTTATGGGAAAATCGCAACAGCAAGGAAATACTTGAAGAATTAAGAATTATCAGTCGAAATCACCATGTAAATAACTTAAAAAATGTCAAACCACTTCTTGATTATTTTCAGGAAACGGAAAATGTTAAAGTGAGTCCTGAAGAAATTGAAGCATTTCGAATTTCTGCCAAACTATTTAATAATTATGGCTTTCGGTTTTGTGGCTTATTGTTTTTTAAAGCTTTGCCAACCGGTTATATGTGTCCAAAACCAGGACATGTTTTAGAAAGCACCAAACTGTTGGTAAATTATGCGGCACGACGCGTAATGGAAACAGCGCAATTTGTATTTGCTGTCAATAATGCAAATTGGTACCAATCCGGAAATCCAGGTTTAGAATCTATACAAAGAGTACGCTTAATGCATGCGGGCATGCGTATGGCTCTGTTAAATGACTCACGGCCTGATAAAAAATGGAACATGGAATTAGGTGTTCCTATTAACCAGGAAGATTTGTGTTTGACAAATCACTTGTTCTCGTTAGCAATGATTGATGGACTGGATCAAATGGGTGTGCATCTTACTAACGAAGAGCGCAATGCCATTTTTATAACCTGGCAACGCATCGGTCAAAGCATGGGAATTAGTCCTGAATTGTATTCCAACAACATGGAAGATGGCATGGACCAATTTAAAACCATCCTTAAACGTCAATCCGCTGCTGAAAACCCTGATGGACCCATCCTGACTAAGGCCTTGCTCGAAAGCATGAATGAATTGCTAAGAACTAATATTTCATTAGAGCGCTTAGAAGATCTAACCATTTATTTTTTAGACGATAAAAGGAGTTGGAAATCACTTGGCATGCATAAACCAACAATATTTGATCGGATTTTTGATGCCATCGTTCATTTTTTAACCTCACTCAAAATCTGGCAATGGATTTTCAATCATAACAACAGTTCGATTAAAGGAGGATGGTTTACCCGAATAATAAATTATTTCCTGGCCAAACGATTTAACCTTGAAGAACATTTAAGCCGGTATCCAAAAACCAACTTATTAGAATCAATAACTAAAATCATCCTGGTAGAATTGTCAAAAAAGGATTTACAGAATCCAACTTCTCCTAACTCCGGTGTCGATACATTAGTGCCAGGTAAAAAATTCTTTATGTCAGACGAACTCTATAAAGAATGGGATCTGGGATCTTATGAAATGGATATCAATCCAAAAGATTTATAA
- a CDS encoding HD domain-containing protein has protein sequence MNISKLKNYLTAKLKSDLPKNLTYHGLHHTMEVLDVCNQYIKRLHISAEDAYLLRTAALIHDIGIMWTYNGHEEASVRYSKEILPAFGYSKTDLAKIERMILATQIPQKPKNILEKIICDADLDYLGTKNFYKTGETLFKEFIAYKVIANEKEWDALQIRFLTNHHYHTDFAIKNREPLKQKFLQELKTKWNIA, from the coding sequence ATGAACATCAGTAAATTAAAAAATTATCTGACGGCTAAACTCAAATCAGACTTGCCAAAAAATCTGACATACCATGGTTTACATCATACCATGGAAGTGTTGGATGTTTGCAATCAATATATCAAGCGTTTGCATATTTCTGCGGAGGATGCCTATTTACTACGCACCGCTGCCCTCATCCACGATATTGGTATTATGTGGACTTACAATGGCCATGAAGAAGCATCTGTACGATATTCAAAAGAAATTTTACCAGCATTCGGATATTCCAAAACTGACCTTGCTAAAATTGAACGCATGATATTAGCCACTCAGATTCCTCAAAAACCTAAAAATATATTGGAGAAAATAATTTGCGATGCAGATTTAGATTACCTGGGTACTAAAAACTTTTATAAAACAGGGGAAACGCTTTTCAAAGAATTTATAGCGTATAAAGTTATTGCAAATGAAAAGGAATGGGATGCACTTCAAATTCGCTTTCTAACCAATCACCACTACCATACAGACTTTGCAATTAAAAACAGAGAACCTTTAAAACAGAAATTTTTACAGGAGCTTAAAACCAAGTGGAATATTGCTTGA
- a CDS encoding MFS transporter: protein MQHQKSKLRSILFNIPVLVAALGYFVDIYDLQLFNIIGKESLEKGLGLSPEDVIRYDYILFLWQMGGMLLGGVVFGILGDKIGRKSILFSSILIYSLANIANAYVTDIHQYQFVRLIAGFGLSGELGAAITLISEIIDKENRGWGTMIVVSAGALGAVAGNLVAKQWDWQISYIVGGVLGLVLLVFRIGTFESGLFEKLRDEKYIKKGNFLMLFQKRAIFFKYLACILIGLPVWFVIGILVKFSAKFAATMQVADPISTGDAIMYSYIGLSIGDFISGWLSQVWRSRRKVIFTYLFLTFILMLIYLNVRGISSQQFYFLSFMLGIATGFWALFVSVASEQFGTNIRATVTTTVPNFVRGAVIPITLSFNYLMGQYNISFASWVVGLTCLLLSALSTWYLKESFAKDLNYYETT, encoded by the coding sequence ATGCAGCATCAAAAAAGTAAATTAAGAAGTATCCTGTTCAATATTCCGGTATTGGTAGCTGCTTTGGGTTATTTTGTTGATATATACGACTTGCAATTATTTAATATCATTGGAAAAGAGTCATTGGAAAAAGGTTTGGGCTTATCTCCGGAAGATGTCATACGCTATGATTATATTTTATTTTTATGGCAAATGGGAGGCATGTTACTTGGTGGTGTAGTGTTTGGAATTTTGGGAGATAAGATTGGTCGCAAATCAATTTTATTTTCTTCCATTTTGATTTATTCGTTAGCAAATATTGCAAATGCGTATGTAACCGATATTCACCAATACCAATTTGTACGATTGATCGCGGGGTTTGGATTGAGTGGTGAATTAGGAGCGGCTATTACTTTAATTTCAGAGATCATCGACAAGGAAAACAGAGGTTGGGGCACCATGATCGTTGTTTCGGCAGGCGCATTAGGAGCGGTTGCAGGAAATTTGGTAGCGAAACAATGGGATTGGCAAATTTCTTATATTGTAGGAGGAGTTTTAGGTTTGGTTTTATTGGTTTTCAGAATTGGTACTTTTGAAAGTGGATTGTTTGAAAAGCTTCGGGACGAAAAGTATATCAAGAAGGGTAATTTTTTAATGTTGTTTCAAAAGCGAGCTATTTTCTTTAAATATCTGGCATGTATTTTAATAGGCCTGCCGGTTTGGTTTGTAATTGGAATATTGGTAAAGTTTTCCGCTAAATTTGCTGCAACCATGCAAGTTGCGGATCCAATTTCAACAGGGGATGCAATCATGTATTCCTATATTGGATTGTCTATTGGTGATTTTATTTCCGGGTGGTTGAGTCAGGTTTGGCGAAGCAGGCGAAAGGTTATTTTTACTTATTTATTCCTTACATTTATTTTAATGCTAATTTATTTAAATGTGCGGGGAATCAGTTCGCAACAATTTTATTTTTTAAGTTTTATGCTAGGGATTGCTACCGGATTTTGGGCACTTTTTGTAAGCGTAGCGTCAGAGCAATTTGGCACCAATATCCGAGCTACAGTTACGACAACGGTACCAAATTTTGTAAGAGGGGCAGTAATTCCCATTACACTATCGTTTAACTATTTAATGGGTCAATACAATATATCGTTTGCAAGCTGGGTTGTAGGACTTACTTGTTTGCTATTAAGTGCCTTATCGACCTGGTATCTTAAAGAGAGTTTTGCAAAGGATCTCAATTATTATGAGACCACTTAG